The Cervus canadensis isolate Bull #8, Minnesota chromosome X, ASM1932006v1, whole genome shotgun sequence genome contains a region encoding:
- the LOC122435830 gene encoding integrator complex subunit 6-like, with protein MFGFQAGWKENHATFMSELKNLQASGLTTLGQALRSSFDLLNLNRLISGIDNYGQGRNPFFLEPSILITITDGNKLTSTSGVQEELHLPLNSPLPGSELTKEPFRWDQRLFALVLRLPGLASTEPEQIGSVPTDESAITQMCEVTGGRSYCVRTQRMLNQCLESLVQKVQSGVVINFEKTGPDPLPIGEDGLMDSSRPSNSFAAQPWHSCHKLIYVRPNSKTGVPVGHWPIPESFWPDQNLPSLPPRTSHPVVRFSCIDCEPMVIDKLPFDKYELEPSPLTQYILERKSPHTCWQVFVTSSGKYNELGYPFGYLKASTTLTCVNLFVMPYNYPVLLPLLGKSSMCHSVIFSVWC; from the exons atgtttGGTTTTCAGGCTGGTTGGAAGGAAAATCACGCAACATTCATGAGTGAACTAAAAAATCTTCAGGCTTCTGGACTGACTACTCTTGGTCAGGCTCTAAGATCCTCATTTGATTTGTTAAATCTCAATAGATTAATATCTGGAATAGACAATTATGGACAG ggACGAAATCCATTTTTTTTAGAACCATCTATTTTAATTACCATCACAGATGGAAACAAGTTAACAAGTACTTCTGGTGTTCAAGAAGAG CTTCATCTGCCTTTGAATTCTCCTCTGCCCGGAAGTGAACTAACTAAAGAACCTTTTCGTTGGGATCAAAGGTTGTTTGCCCTGGTGTTGCGTTTGCCTGGATTGGCTTCTACTGAACCAGAGCAGATAGGGAGTGTACCAACTGATGAATCTGCCATCACACAGATGTGTGAAGTCACAGGAG GTCGCTCCTACTGTGTTAGAACACAAAGAATGTTGAATCAATGTTTAGAATCTTTAGTTCAAAAAGTTCAGAGTGGTGTAGTTATTAACTTTGAAAAAACAGGACCAGATCCACTTCCTATTGGAGAAG ATGGACTTATGGATTCATCCAGGCCAAGCAATTCATTTGCTGCTCAGCCATGGCATAGTTGTCATAAGCTCATTTATGTGCGGCCTAACTCTAAGACTGGTGTTCCTGTTGGACATTGGCCAATTCCAGAATCTTTTTGGCCAGATCAGAATTTACCTTCACTA CCTCCACgaacatctcatcctgttgtgAGGTTCTCCTGTATAGATTGTGAGCCAATGGTAATAGACAAACTTCCCTTTGACAAATATGAACTTGAACCGTCACCCTTAACTCAGTACATCCTTGAACGAAAGTCTCCCCATACTTGCTGGCAG GTATTTGTTACTAGCAGTGGAAAATACAATGAACTTGGATATCCATTTGGTTATTTAAAAGCCAGTACGACTTTAACTTGTGTAAACCTCTTTGTGATGCCGTACAACTACCCAGTTTTACTCCCTCTTTTAGGTAAGTCAAGTATGTGCCATTCAGTCATCTTTTCAGTGTGGTgctag